In one Nitrospira sp. genomic region, the following are encoded:
- a CDS encoding DNA-3-methyladenine glycosylase, whose amino-acid sequence MILPREYFDRPTLEVARSLVGKYLVREQSGRLIAGRIIEVEAYIGQEDKACHASKGRTARTDVLFGPPGHAYVYLCYGMYEMLNVVTEQEGFPAAILLRAVECEGRLIDGPGRLTRAFDIDRRLNRCDLTLGESLWFEDRDEVVPTGLLATHPRIGVDYAGEWAHKPWRFRLTTETAKPRRNATRLSVSKK is encoded by the coding sequence ATGATCCTTCCTCGTGAATATTTTGATCGTCCCACCCTCGAGGTGGCCCGTTCGCTGGTCGGGAAATATCTTGTGCGGGAACAGAGCGGCCGACTCATCGCCGGACGCATCATCGAGGTCGAGGCGTATATTGGGCAAGAGGATAAGGCTTGTCATGCCTCGAAGGGGAGGACGGCGAGGACGGATGTGCTGTTCGGTCCTCCTGGACATGCCTATGTGTATCTGTGCTATGGCATGTATGAAATGTTGAACGTGGTGACGGAGCAGGAAGGGTTTCCGGCAGCGATTCTTCTACGAGCCGTGGAATGCGAGGGACGGTTAATCGATGGCCCTGGGCGGCTGACCCGTGCGTTCGATATCGACCGCCGCTTAAATCGTTGCGATCTGACGCTTGGCGAGTCCCTCTGGTTTGAGGATCGCGACGAGGTCGTGCCAACAGGACTGTTGGCCACCCATCCGCGTATCGGTGTGGATTATGCCGGGGAGTGGGCTCACAAGCCTTGGCGGTTTCGTCTCACGACTGAAACAGCGAAGCCTCGCCGCAACGCCACCAGACTTTCAGTCTCCAAGAAATAA
- a CDS encoding TonB-dependent receptor plug domain-containing protein: MTGALHSLIVALGIVLWTAPLGAHDPDALELEVSEIEVVADRPVAASSQQFIPDNEYLMQPQGRPAQVLRLIPGFVAVEHSGGAGKADQYFLRGFDADHGTDVAFFADGMPINFRSHAHGQGYTDLNFIIPETIEGVDVYKGAYLPEYGDFATAGAVNFRTREVVKEGLVQSAGGQFNTQRHLLMFSPTKETVRTLFAAEGYYTDGPFQSDNRYVRGNLLGKATMNPLGRDELVITGTFQKSQWNGSGEIPLRAVHDASLDRFGSIDPSEGGKTLRSTGRINYHYDLPSGGRFFANAYAQYYRFDLFTNFTFFLTDPVNGDGFQQSDRRIVYGGDLGYRHSGHFFDMDAVATVGVQARIDAIHARLGPQVKRAPLGTTVDSNIDEASYAPFLKLELQPTPWLRLAGGVRTELFTFDVRNRCATCTDQPASNTSSGLVLPKMNVILGPWFKTEFFANYGEGYHSNDARSAVVQVASPLARARNYEVGIRSKPWGSDGVELIATLWALDLKQELVFVGDEGTTEIRGASRRRGVEVSARGQLWGPLYFNGSVTWTKAEFTNGDAIPLAPEVTAYGALLLRWPEGLTSQIQATYLGVRPLVEDRSAKAPSWTTFDLSERYQLPVTLPHGRLEAFLFVQNLFNTKWEQATFFFDSRLRNEAAGVADTHFVPGSPRFVMAGLAWYF, from the coding sequence GTGACGGGTGCGCTTCACTCCCTCATCGTCGCGCTCGGGATTGTCCTTTGGACGGCGCCGCTTGGCGCCCACGACCCGGACGCGTTGGAGCTTGAGGTGTCGGAGATCGAGGTTGTTGCCGATCGGCCTGTAGCGGCATCTTCCCAGCAATTCATTCCCGACAACGAGTATCTGATGCAGCCGCAAGGGCGACCGGCCCAAGTGTTGCGGCTGATCCCCGGCTTTGTCGCAGTGGAGCATTCGGGCGGAGCCGGAAAGGCCGACCAGTATTTCCTACGTGGATTCGACGCCGACCACGGAACCGACGTCGCATTCTTTGCCGATGGGATGCCGATCAATTTTCGCAGCCATGCCCACGGGCAGGGCTATACCGACCTCAATTTCATCATTCCCGAAACCATCGAAGGCGTGGATGTCTACAAAGGCGCCTACCTGCCGGAGTACGGCGACTTCGCCACGGCGGGCGCGGTCAACTTTCGCACGCGGGAAGTGGTGAAAGAAGGCCTCGTCCAGTCTGCCGGGGGGCAGTTCAACACCCAGCGCCATCTCCTGATGTTCTCGCCGACCAAGGAGACGGTGCGAACACTCTTCGCGGCTGAGGGCTACTACACCGATGGGCCGTTTCAGAGCGACAACCGGTATGTCCGGGGGAACCTGTTGGGCAAGGCGACGATGAACCCGCTCGGGCGTGATGAGTTGGTCATCACCGGCACGTTTCAGAAGTCGCAGTGGAACGGCTCCGGCGAGATTCCATTGCGGGCCGTGCACGATGCATCGCTCGACCGGTTCGGGTCCATCGATCCGAGTGAGGGAGGGAAGACGCTCCGCAGCACCGGACGAATCAACTACCACTACGACCTGCCGTCGGGTGGCCGCTTCTTCGCCAATGCCTATGCCCAGTACTACCGGTTCGATCTGTTCACCAATTTCACGTTCTTTCTCACTGATCCGGTCAACGGCGACGGGTTTCAGCAGTCGGACCGGCGCATCGTCTATGGCGGCGACCTGGGCTACCGTCACAGCGGCCATTTCTTCGACATGGATGCCGTGGCAACGGTTGGGGTACAGGCGAGGATCGACGCTATCCATGCGCGCTTGGGGCCGCAAGTGAAGCGGGCCCCGCTGGGGACGACCGTGGACAGCAACATTGACGAAGCCTCGTATGCACCCTTCCTCAAATTGGAACTGCAGCCGACTCCATGGCTGCGACTGGCCGGAGGTGTCCGCACGGAGCTGTTTACCTTCGACGTGCGAAACCGCTGTGCGACCTGCACGGATCAACCAGCCAGCAATACCAGCTCGGGGCTCGTGCTGCCGAAGATGAACGTCATCCTGGGGCCCTGGTTCAAGACGGAATTCTTTGCCAACTACGGCGAGGGCTATCATAGCAACGACGCCCGCTCCGCTGTGGTTCAGGTCGCGTCACCCTTGGCGCGGGCGAGGAACTATGAAGTCGGGATCCGGTCGAAGCCCTGGGGTTCAGATGGAGTCGAATTGATCGCGACCTTGTGGGCGTTGGACTTAAAGCAGGAACTCGTCTTTGTGGGAGACGAGGGGACGACGGAAATACGTGGCGCGTCACGCAGACGCGGGGTGGAAGTTTCCGCGCGTGGGCAGCTCTGGGGGCCGCTGTATTTCAACGGCAGCGTGACGTGGACCAAGGCGGAATTCACGAACGGGGATGCGATTCCGCTGGCCCCCGAAGTGACGGCCTATGGAGCCTTGCTGTTGCGCTGGCCCGAAGGGCTGACCTCGCAGATCCAGGCGACATATCTCGGCGTCCGGCCCCTGGTCGAAGATCGCAGTGCGAAGGCGCCATCCTGGACTACATTCGACTTGTCGGAGCGGTACCAGCTTCCGGTGACACTACCGCACGGACGGTTGGAAGCGTTTCTCTTTGTACAGAATCTGTTCAATACGAAATGGGAACAGGCGACATTCTTTTTCGATTCGCGCCTGCGAAACGAAGCGGCCGGTGTGGCCGACACGCATTTCGTGCCGGGGAGTCCGCGGTTTGTGATGGCCGGCCTCGCCTGGTACTTCTGA
- the nikR gene encoding nickel-responsive transcriptional regulator NikR has product MTKLARFGVSLDQDLLAEFDRLIERRSYTNRSEAIRDLIRDSLVGQEWNENKDTVATITFVYDHHVPDLARKLTHIQHEFQGHIMAGMHVHLDHDHCLEVLVARGKGAAIRKVADALLSVKGVKHGKLTMTTTGKGLR; this is encoded by the coding sequence ATGACGAAGCTGGCACGATTTGGTGTGTCCCTAGATCAAGACTTACTGGCCGAATTCGATCGTCTGATCGAGCGGCGATCATACACAAATCGTTCCGAGGCCATTCGCGACCTCATTCGTGACAGCTTGGTTGGTCAGGAGTGGAACGAGAATAAGGACACGGTGGCGACGATTACCTTCGTCTATGACCACCACGTGCCGGATCTCGCCAGAAAGCTGACCCACATTCAGCATGAGTTTCAAGGCCACATCATGGCCGGGATGCATGTGCACCTGGACCATGACCATTGCCTTGAGGTGCTCGTGGCGCGGGGCAAGGGCGCCGCCATCCGCAAAGTCGCCGACGCGTTGCTCAGCGTCAAAGGCGTCAAGCACGGCAAACTGACGATGACGACGACCGGCAAAGGCCTGCGGTGA
- a CDS encoding response regulator, with protein sequence MQDLDLSTIKLLLVDDEAHCTKLMEAFLKQAGFSRVTVTNDPRQAVPLFQEVKPDLVALDMRMPHMDGFEVMRQLRQVIPAGDYVPILIVTGELDAPTKHKALAEGANDFLNKPVDAMEVVLRIKNHLETRRLHQQIRMHNEHLEAQVRLRTKVVEQTQLDLLNRLVLASEYRYDPTGAHAWRVGRVAMLLAEMKGLPADQVELIKKTAPLHDVGRIGVRDAIILKEGVYEPAEWEAMKMHTKVGSKILSDSRSPLLMMAREIALTHHERWDGKGYHGLKGVQTPLTGRIVALVDAFDVMTHACSYKAALSLSDARAEIERYAGTQFDPELSALFVTLIDRDGESLLADAMAVQLFA encoded by the coding sequence ATGCAGGACCTTGATCTGAGCACCATCAAGCTTCTATTGGTCGACGACGAAGCCCATTGCACGAAATTGATGGAGGCCTTCCTGAAGCAGGCGGGCTTCAGTCGGGTTACGGTGACGAATGACCCTCGTCAGGCCGTGCCGCTGTTTCAGGAGGTCAAGCCGGATCTCGTGGCGCTCGATATGCGCATGCCGCACATGGATGGATTCGAGGTGATGCGGCAGCTGAGACAAGTGATTCCAGCCGGGGACTATGTGCCGATTCTCATCGTAACCGGCGAGCTGGATGCGCCCACCAAACACAAGGCGCTGGCCGAAGGCGCCAACGATTTTCTGAACAAGCCGGTGGATGCCATGGAAGTGGTCCTGCGGATCAAGAATCATCTGGAGACTCGGCGTCTGCATCAACAGATTCGGATGCACAATGAACATCTGGAGGCGCAAGTCCGGTTGCGCACCAAAGTCGTTGAACAGACGCAGCTGGACTTGTTGAATCGTTTGGTGCTGGCGTCCGAGTATCGCTATGACCCGACCGGGGCCCACGCGTGGCGTGTCGGGCGGGTGGCGATGTTATTGGCGGAGATGAAGGGGCTGCCGGCAGATCAGGTGGAGTTGATCAAGAAAACCGCCCCGTTGCACGATGTGGGACGGATCGGTGTGCGCGATGCAATTATCTTAAAAGAGGGCGTCTACGAACCGGCCGAATGGGAAGCGATGAAAATGCACACGAAGGTCGGTTCGAAGATCTTGTCAGACAGCCGATCACCCCTCCTGATGATGGCGAGAGAAATCGCCTTGACCCACCATGAGCGCTGGGATGGGAAAGGTTATCATGGCTTGAAGGGCGTGCAGACTCCGTTGACCGGACGGATTGTCGCGCTGGTGGATGCCTTCGATGTGATGACTCATGCCTGTTCGTACAAAGCCGCGTTAAGCCTCAGTGATGCCAGGGCGGAAATCGAGCGGTATGCCGGAACACAGTTTGATCCGGAGTTGAGCGCCCTCTTCGTCACGCTCATCGATCGTGATGGTGAGTCGCTGCTGGCCGATGCAATGGCCGTGCAGTTGTTTGCATAA
- a CDS encoding response regulator translates to MQIEYAFLRSRVARRVFFLFILCALLPVGALSVVSLTDVTSQLTQQAERRVQQESKAMGMAIYQRLLLLEAGLQVISSQAQTIPARHADGVMSPARLSNTPGFTGVARLSEDGDAELVLGEMRSIPSLSEPQWALLRQQKTLMMNIDDAGVRRLLFARLLDFTNQAVLAEIDPSYLWDLSRSLAPPKDMFFCVFGKPTVMLFCSQPLPEELREQWARRGAHGRPSLFEWREGEDSYISGSWEMLLRSDFSTDPWTVVLSESQHAMLELLGSFRSRFILVVVIALSCAALLSVIQIRKFMVPLEQLGEGTRRVAARNFSQPVRIESGDEFEQLAVSFNSMAGRLHQQFAQLATIHEIDRSVLSVLDPSRIVDTVLARLREVSPCEGVAVLLMDSAGPTQGWLYARTAANNNQTAMTGVSVGEAERAMLISHEGGSTLMETEGAGAFTQLCAPGIVSLMVLPLFRSRDLLGAIAMSYRSTPEMDAEERERLRQLADQVAVALSNASDLADRKRAETSLRENHAKLEQALTDLQTAQQQMVQQERLRALGQMASGIAHDFNNTLSPIMGFSELLLIAPQMSADPAQLKEYLQTINMAAKDAAKVVSRLREFYRPRLDADLAGIVDLNRLVEQSVKLSQPKWKDQALANGVAIEIKTELDSVPPVAGHESELREVLTNLVFNAVDAMPKSGSITLRTKADGEYVRLEVADTGTGMTEDVRQRCLEPFFSTKGEKGSGLGLAMVYGIIKRLRGTIDITSAVGMGTTFSIRLPIQAEQDAGSKQDGHSLDGVHLQILVVDDDPLVGRVTGEYLRVAGHQVEVVTSAADAIKRFNPERVHLVVTDHGMPHMTGRQLAEVIKQVSPETPVVLLTGGDEIDQKEIASSAVDAELCKPLTMAALQHTLSTLTFSGVRHAESRKEIGDAA, encoded by the coding sequence GTGCAGATCGAATATGCCTTCCTTCGCAGTCGTGTCGCCCGCCGCGTGTTCTTCCTCTTTATCCTCTGTGCGCTGTTGCCTGTCGGCGCGTTGAGCGTGGTGTCGCTCACCGACGTGACCAGCCAGCTCACGCAGCAGGCCGAGCGCCGGGTGCAGCAAGAAAGTAAAGCCATGGGCATGGCTATCTATCAGCGCTTGCTTCTGCTTGAAGCAGGGTTGCAGGTGATTAGTAGTCAGGCTCAGACAATCCCGGCTCGTCACGCCGATGGCGTGATGTCGCCAGCGCGCCTGTCGAACACGCCGGGATTTACCGGCGTGGCGCGACTTTCTGAGGACGGAGATGCAGAGCTTGTTCTCGGCGAGATGCGCTCCATCCCCTCCTTGTCCGAACCGCAATGGGCACTGCTGCGTCAGCAAAAGACACTGATGATGAATATCGATGACGCAGGCGTCAGGCGGCTCCTTTTTGCCCGCCTCCTCGACTTCACCAATCAGGCGGTTTTGGCTGAGATTGACCCTAGCTATCTATGGGATCTCAGCCGAAGCCTGGCGCCTCCCAAGGACATGTTTTTCTGTGTGTTCGGGAAACCGACAGTGATGCTGTTCTGCAGTCAGCCCCTTCCCGAAGAATTGCGAGAGCAGTGGGCGAGGAGAGGCGCACACGGCCGCCCATCCTTGTTTGAGTGGCGTGAAGGGGAGGACTCGTACATTTCTGGATCCTGGGAAATGTTGTTGCGGTCTGATTTTTCGACAGATCCATGGACGGTCGTGTTGAGTGAATCGCAACATGCAATGCTGGAGCTCTTGGGAAGTTTTCGCTCCCGATTTATCCTTGTCGTCGTGATTGCCCTTTCGTGTGCGGCCCTGCTGAGTGTGATTCAGATTCGAAAGTTCATGGTGCCGTTGGAACAACTCGGCGAGGGCACCAGGCGTGTCGCGGCGAGGAACTTCTCGCAGCCGGTTCGAATCGAAAGTGGCGACGAGTTCGAGCAGTTGGCCGTCTCATTTAATTCCATGGCGGGGCGATTGCATCAGCAGTTCGCCCAGTTAGCCACCATCCATGAGATCGATCGCTCAGTTCTGTCCGTGCTCGACCCCAGCCGTATCGTGGATACGGTCTTGGCACGCTTGCGCGAGGTGTCGCCCTGCGAAGGGGTTGCCGTGTTGCTGATGGATTCGGCCGGACCGACGCAGGGTTGGCTCTACGCCAGAACAGCGGCGAACAATAACCAGACGGCGATGACCGGTGTGTCCGTGGGTGAGGCGGAGCGTGCGATGCTTATCTCCCACGAAGGCGGCTCAACGCTGATGGAAACGGAAGGAGCCGGCGCGTTCACCCAATTGTGCGCTCCGGGTATCGTGTCCCTGATGGTGTTGCCTCTGTTCCGCTCGCGTGACCTGCTGGGCGCCATTGCAATGAGTTACCGGAGCACGCCGGAGATGGATGCAGAGGAGAGAGAGCGATTGCGCCAATTGGCCGATCAGGTCGCGGTGGCCCTGAGTAATGCGTCGGATTTGGCGGATCGGAAGCGAGCGGAAACTTCGTTGCGTGAGAACCATGCCAAGCTGGAGCAAGCCCTGACCGACCTGCAGACCGCACAGCAACAGATGGTGCAGCAGGAACGCCTCCGCGCCTTAGGTCAAATGGCGAGCGGCATTGCGCACGATTTCAATAATACCCTCTCCCCCATTATGGGCTTCAGCGAACTCCTGCTCATTGCGCCGCAGATGTCAGCCGATCCGGCCCAACTGAAGGAATATCTGCAGACCATCAACATGGCGGCCAAGGATGCGGCGAAGGTCGTCAGCCGCCTGCGCGAGTTCTACCGGCCTCGCCTCGACGCGGACCTGGCCGGCATTGTGGATCTGAATCGACTGGTCGAGCAGAGTGTGAAGCTCAGCCAGCCGAAATGGAAGGATCAGGCCTTGGCGAATGGAGTGGCCATCGAGATCAAGACGGAATTGGACTCGGTGCCTCCGGTGGCCGGGCACGAATCGGAGTTGCGCGAAGTGTTGACCAATCTGGTGTTCAACGCCGTCGATGCCATGCCGAAGAGTGGCTCGATCACGCTGCGGACGAAGGCGGACGGCGAGTACGTTCGTCTGGAAGTTGCCGATACCGGCACAGGTATGACCGAAGACGTGCGCCAGCGTTGTCTCGAACCGTTTTTCTCCACCAAGGGCGAAAAGGGGTCCGGGCTCGGGTTGGCGATGGTGTATGGCATCATCAAACGGTTGCGGGGCACGATCGACATTACCAGCGCCGTCGGGATGGGAACGACGTTCAGCATTCGGTTGCCGATTCAAGCTGAACAGGATGCGGGCAGCAAGCAGGACGGTCACAGTCTGGACGGTGTGCATCTTCAGATTTTGGTGGTTGACGACGATCCGCTGGTCGGCCGTGTCACCGGAGAATATCTGCGGGTGGCCGGCCATCAGGTGGAGGTGGTCACCAGCGCGGCCGACGCCATCAAGCGGTTCAACCCCGAGCGGGTACATCTTGTCGTGACCGATCACGGTATGCCGCACATGACGGGGCGGCAGCTGGCTGAAGTGATCAAGCAGGTGTCTCCGGAGACGCCGGTGGTGCTGCTGACCGGCGGCGACGAGATTGACCAGAAGGAGATCGCTTCGTCGGCCGTCGATGCCGAGCTGTGCAAGCCGCTGACTATGGCCGCGCTTCAGCACACACTGTCAACCCTCACCTTTTCCGGTGTGCGGCATGCGGAGAGCCGAAAAGAAATTGGTGATGCGGCCTGA
- a CDS encoding prepilin-type N-terminal cleavage/methylation domain-containing protein, with protein MYHVSVDRRQQGFTIVELAIVMVIVGALAGLAVPTYLGYLDKARLARCIAEIRYISRAVDSYQASYDVYPGTLAEAGAGDIIDPWGNPYEYLNIAALSLPGNGGGNGNGGGAGGNGNGGGGNGGGSGNPSGGNGGGGSGGSGSSTTTTTPSSTGNGNGNGGGNGKKGAWQWILPDEAYAAGNGSGNASKGKPRKDRFLHPINSDYDLYSMGKDGESVEPLTAKKSHDDVIRANDGSFVGLAVEF; from the coding sequence ATGTATCACGTATCCGTCGATCGTCGTCAGCAGGGATTTACCATTGTCGAGTTGGCGATTGTGATGGTGATTGTCGGCGCATTGGCCGGATTGGCCGTGCCGACGTACCTGGGGTATTTGGACAAGGCTAGGCTTGCCCGCTGCATCGCGGAGATCCGCTACATCTCCCGCGCCGTCGATTCGTATCAAGCCTCCTACGACGTCTATCCTGGCACACTGGCTGAAGCAGGAGCAGGCGACATCATCGATCCCTGGGGCAATCCCTATGAGTACTTGAACATTGCGGCGTTGAGCCTGCCTGGCAACGGTGGCGGGAATGGCAATGGCGGCGGGGCCGGCGGAAATGGGAATGGTGGCGGAGGCAATGGTGGTGGAAGCGGAAACCCCTCCGGTGGAAACGGCGGTGGAGGGAGCGGTGGAAGCGGGAGCTCAACTACGACCACCACGCCAAGCAGTACCGGAAATGGCAATGGCAACGGCGGAGGTAATGGAAAGAAGGGCGCGTGGCAGTGGATCTTGCCCGACGAAGCCTACGCGGCCGGCAACGGATCGGGTAATGCGAGCAAGGGGAAGCCGCGCAAAGACCGCTTCCTCCATCCCATCAATTCCGATTACGACCTGTACAGCATGGGCAAGGACGGGGAGAGTGTGGAACCGCTGACGGCCAAGAAAAGCCACGACGATGTCATCCGCGCGAATGACGGCAGCTTTGTCGGGCTAGCGGTCGAATTTTAG
- a CDS encoding methyl-accepting chemotaxis protein: MSRPRFRRHFLWDTVQPRFLGLSFCYVVMVIAAVAGALFVPLMLELNHLPLSSVEAQRVADQFELLHSRFWPVVAVVSLLLIVHGVFFSHRIAGPLYRFRRIFQSVASGDLTVRTSIRKSDYLHVEAQCLGEMVGALREKIGQIETHHAQMAPQLERLKAAAARGALREVEQEADRLRATVEQLAQAMEPFQTKSEPAEPHPSPLPTAAGF; the protein is encoded by the coding sequence ATGAGTCGGCCACGGTTTCGACGGCATTTCTTGTGGGATACGGTCCAACCACGGTTTCTAGGGCTGAGCTTTTGCTATGTCGTAATGGTCATTGCGGCTGTGGCAGGGGCGCTCTTCGTGCCGTTGATGCTGGAACTTAACCACCTTCCGCTTTCTTCGGTCGAAGCGCAGCGGGTGGCCGATCAATTTGAATTATTGCACAGCCGGTTTTGGCCGGTGGTGGCGGTGGTGTCGCTCCTGCTCATCGTGCATGGGGTGTTCTTCTCGCATCGCATCGCGGGGCCGCTCTACCGCTTCCGCAGGATTTTTCAGTCCGTGGCGAGCGGCGATTTGACGGTGCGCACCTCGATCAGGAAGAGCGACTACTTGCATGTCGAAGCCCAGTGCCTGGGGGAGATGGTCGGCGCGTTACGGGAGAAGATCGGACAGATCGAGACGCATCATGCGCAGATGGCTCCGCAATTGGAGCGCCTGAAGGCGGCGGCTGCCCGTGGGGCATTGCGCGAGGTGGAGCAGGAGGCCGATCGGTTACGCGCCACCGTCGAACAACTGGCGCAGGCGATGGAACCCTTTCAGACGAAATCGGAACCGGCTGAGCCGCATCCCTCGCCGCTGCCCACCGCCGCCGGATTCTAG
- a CDS encoding Do family serine endopeptidase: protein MSSRGSQAGLLALGIVGALLGCWLEVTASAADLPTPRMSKVSTSGDLQAQVRATAAKVLPAVVSIASTVMVHDQAFSDEGLPFGMFKDVPPRRQYGQGSGVIVSSDGYIITNNHVVADAVDVEVILADRRQFKGRVVATDPKTDVAVVKINATGLPTAAWGDSSALAVGDFVLAIGNPLGLSRTVTFGIVSAVGRADVGVADVEDFIQTDAPINPGNSGGALVNTNGELVGINTAIASPTGGSVGVGFAIPSNMARTAMQSLIKTGRVVRGFLGASTQDVTPLLAKIFHLPDVKGSIITDLQAKGSAERAGLKRGDVVVRFDGRDVMDSGHLRNLMAAAAIGSKHRVELLRDARLMQAELTVQEAPRERQRKAQTAEVAGPTAHPLSGVIVDEITPALARQMDLPANTGLVVTDIEDGSLAEVSGLQPGDVILELNRQSIPNFTTFQRLAEPLRSTDLALLLINRQGSLLYIPIQSE, encoded by the coding sequence ATGTCGTCACGGGGATCACAAGCGGGCCTGTTGGCTCTGGGCATCGTGGGTGCCCTGCTGGGCTGCTGGCTAGAGGTGACTGCGTCGGCGGCCGATCTGCCGACGCCGCGCATGTCGAAGGTGAGCACGAGCGGCGATCTGCAGGCCCAGGTGCGAGCCACCGCGGCCAAGGTCCTTCCGGCCGTCGTCAGTATTGCGTCTACCGTCATGGTCCACGATCAGGCGTTCAGTGATGAAGGTCTGCCCTTCGGGATGTTTAAGGATGTGCCGCCCCGCCGCCAATATGGGCAGGGGTCCGGCGTGATTGTCTCGTCGGACGGGTACATCATCACCAACAATCACGTGGTGGCCGATGCGGTGGATGTCGAAGTGATTCTGGCCGATCGGCGGCAATTCAAAGGCCGGGTCGTCGCCACCGATCCGAAGACGGATGTGGCCGTCGTGAAAATCAATGCCACAGGTCTTCCCACGGCAGCCTGGGGCGATTCCAGTGCACTCGCCGTCGGTGATTTTGTCCTGGCCATCGGAAATCCTCTCGGCTTGAGCCGCACGGTGACGTTCGGCATCGTCAGTGCGGTTGGGCGTGCGGACGTGGGGGTCGCCGACGTAGAAGATTTCATTCAGACCGATGCGCCGATCAATCCGGGCAACTCGGGCGGAGCATTGGTAAACACGAATGGAGAGTTGGTCGGGATCAACACGGCCATCGCCAGTCCCACCGGCGGCAGCGTCGGTGTCGGCTTCGCGATTCCCAGCAACATGGCCAGAACCGCCATGCAGAGCCTCATCAAGACGGGCCGCGTTGTGCGCGGATTTCTCGGCGCCTCCACTCAGGATGTGACGCCGTTGTTGGCCAAGATTTTTCACCTGCCGGATGTGAAGGGATCAATCATCACCGATCTGCAAGCCAAAGGATCAGCCGAACGGGCGGGCTTAAAGCGCGGCGATGTGGTGGTGCGGTTCGACGGGCGCGATGTCATGGACAGCGGCCACCTGCGGAATCTCATGGCGGCGGCCGCCATCGGCAGCAAACACCGGGTCGAATTGCTCCGGGATGCCCGCTTGATGCAGGCCGAATTGACGGTGCAGGAAGCGCCGCGCGAGCGGCAGCGAAAGGCCCAAACGGCCGAGGTCGCCGGCCCTACGGCGCATCCCCTGTCCGGCGTGATCGTTGATGAAATCACTCCGGCGCTCGCGCGGCAAATGGATCTTCCTGCCAACACCGGCTTGGTCGTGACGGATATCGAAGACGGTAGCCTGGCGGAAGTGTCGGGACTGCAGCCCGGTGATGTGATTCTGGAGCTCAATCGACAATCCATCCCCAACTTCACCACGTTTCAACGGCTCGCCGAGCCGCTGCGCTCGACGGATCTTGCGCTCCTGCTTATTAACCGGCAGGGCAGCCTGCTCTACATTCCCATCCAAAGCGAATAG